In a single window of the Lodderomyces elongisporus chromosome 4, complete sequence genome:
- a CDS encoding uncharacterized protein (BUSCO:EOG09260UXC), protein MDSVAQSLAQLVLLAPPNAYQPINEDRVDRLTKAILEGKYADLIEISDFKELSSLPSLQAILARYPNEPLLDVLKDYVTELVKNGSNLLGESYWFSLETYAVAFLQLFIQVNYTGPPVNFSAGTLWFPHADQQQLQTDCVRALDIEGQQAYDLMQDPIHLIVAKLILEKLLNLPANFSLSYSSSVIDSLDKTMELSKNLVDTSSSPKDASIIWWLVRALQVHSNILSEPSSVLSSISGVLFNEKILTHFSAINQEHQKLLRTQFLLEQARIHIHAQTEHAATAPLLKATELSGLQILLSGAKAKRTKFQKFTTSNLIVLAKSQGKTAYDDSEKVSHETFDLNSDLLLEKPQFETLEDLQSEVEDTSKRIKLDYGSIKIDLEENRLLPIAMRQEYIPEALRELDPNNQPALNCLDVLQILLRFQVIKQTSPADDPLISEELFALVARVIYHADSDGVDVNWLLFARALWERSLLESGKSRTVERGILQMTSLIEEMGLKIKSRVIPTSKEVDEQDPLMEASKRLRFIHQLPLLSQWAMDIKLAEKYMSLGIIKSALEIYERLELPCEAALCYAATDREREAEEILEKRLEENPKDARAMSILGDIRQDPTLWQMAWDTAHYAKAKASMSHYYHSPPPSSGLTRDLQLAISNMFESLSANPLNYENWFFYGCCGLEGGNFELASEAFTRCVSLDDSNSYAWSNLASALIKLDKTKPAFNALQKAIRCGGDKKSWRIYENYLNVAVKLNEWNDVLMAYWELLQIRKDEGDGAIDIPVLEKLSQILLSSDYPQDESTRLTHFQKSCIKLICEAIPEIITSSARCWNIVARVELWRKRPWAALECHEKAYRALLHSPDLDSKEETWNEVVEACENLVSAFESLGELPGKHGAGDVVCKDWRYKARMTIRSLMSKGKHTWEDSAGWEKLETLKDDLS, encoded by the coding sequence ATGGACTCTGTGGCACAGCTGTTAGCACAGCTAGTCTTGTTAGCTCCACCTAACGCATATCAGCCAATTAATGAAGATAGGGTTGATAGGCTCACAAAGGCGATCCTTGAAGGAAAGTATGCCGACCTCATTGAAATCAGCGATTTCAAAGAACTCTCTAGTTTGCCCTCCCTCCAAGCGATTCTTGCTAGATACCCCAATGAGCCACTCTTGGATGTTTTGAAAGATTATGTGACTGAATTAGTAAAAAACGGCAGCAACTTACTTGGAGAAAGTTACTGGTTTAGTCTTGAAACATATGCAGTTGCATTTTTACAGCTATTCATTCAAGTCAATTATACTGGTCCGCCTGTTAATTTTAGTGCCGGCACCTTGTGGTTTCCACACGCggatcaacaacaattacaaACGGATTGTGTGCGTGCGTTGGATATTGAAGGACAACAAGCTTACGATTTGATGCAAGACCCCATCCATTTGATTGTTGCCAAATTGATTCTTGAGAAATTGCTCAACTTGCCAGCAAATTTCTCTTTATCGTACCTGTCACTGGTGATTGACTCGCTCGATAAAACTATGGAACTATCCAAGAATTTAGTTGACACTTCCAGTAGTCCAAAAGATGCATCAATTATATGGTGGTTGGTGAGAGCATTACAAGTTCACTCAAATATTCTTTCTGAGCCATCGAGTGTGCTTTCGTCTATAAGTGGTGTTTTGTTTAACGAAAAGATATTGACGCATTTTTCAGCTATTAATCAAGAGCACCAAAAGTTACTTCGTACTCAGTTTTTGTTAGAACAAGCTCGTATTCATATACATGCACAGACTGAACACGCGGCAACTGCACCATTGCTCAAAGCGACCGAGTTATCTGGCCTTCAAATTTTGCTTTCTGGTGCCAAGGCCAAAAGAACCAAGTTTCAAAAGTTCACAACCTCCAACTTGATTGTGCTTGCCAAAAGTCAAGGAAAAACAGCTTACGATGATAGTGAAAAAGTGTCCCATGAGACATTTGACTTGAACTCtgatttgttgttggaaaAGCCACAGTTTGAGACATTAGAGGATCTCCAACTGGAAGTTGAAGACACCAGTAAAAGAATCAAACTCGATTACGGGTCAATCAAAATCGACTTGGAGGAGAATAGGTTGCTTCCCATTGCCATGAGGCAAGAGTATATTCCCGAGGCATTGCGCGAATTGGATCCAAACAATCAACCTGCATTAAACTGTCTCGATGTGTTACAGATTCTTTTACGTTTCCAAGTTATTAAACAAACCTCACCTGCGGACGACCCATTGATTAGCGAGGAACTTTTCGCTCTTGTTGCTAGAGTAATTTATCATGCAGATTCTGATGGAGTGGATGTCAATTGGTTACTATTTGCACGTGCGCTTTGGGAGAGATCGTTATTGGAATCTGGCAAGTCAAGAACTGTCGAAAGAGgtattttgcaaatgacTTCCTTGATTGAAGAGATGGGactcaaaatcaaatcaagGGTGATTCCTACTCTGAAAGAAGTAGATGAACAGGATCCACTTATGGAAGCATCAAAGAGACTAAGATTTATTCATCAGTTGCCACTATTGTCGCAATGGGCCATGGATATTAAGCTAGCTGAGAAATATATGTCTCTTGGTATTATCAAGTCAGCTTTAGAAATATATGAGCGTCTTGAACTCCCATGCGAAGCTGCGTTGTGTTATGCTGCTACTGACCGTGAAAGAGAAGCAGAGGAAATCTTGGAAAAGAGATTAGAGGAGAATCCCAAGGATGCTAGAGCAATGTCGATTCTTGGAGATATTAGACAAGATCCAACTTTATGGCAAATGGCATGGGATACAGCTCATTATGCCAAAGCCAAGGCTTCCATGTcgcactactaccactcgCCCCCACCTTCTTCGGGACTTACAAGAGACTTGCAATTGGCTATATCAAACATGTTTGAGTCACTTAGTGCAAACCCTTTGAATTACGAAAATTGGTTCTTTTACGGCTGTTGTGGTCTTGAAGGTGGTAACTTTGAGCTTGCATCAGAGGCATTCACGCGATGTGTATCGCTTGACGATTCCAACTCTTATGCTTGGTCGAATTTGGCTAGCGCGTTAATCAAACTcgacaaaacaaaaccagCTTTCAATGCATTGCAAAAGGCTATTAGATGCGGAGGTGATAAAAAGTCGTGGAGAATATACGAAAACTATTTGAATGTTGCTGTCAAATTGAATGAGTGGAACGATGTCTTGATGGCGTACTGGGAATTGCTTCAAATTAGAAAAGACGAGGGAGACGGTGCGATAGACATTCCCGTGTTGGAGAAATTGTCACAAATATTGTTATCTTCAGACTATCCTCAAGATGAGTCAACCAGATTGACGCATTTCCAGAAATCGTGTATCAAATTAATCTGTGAGGCTATACCGGAGATTATTACTTCCTCGGCCAGATGTTGGAACATTGTTGCTAGAGTCGAGTTGTGGCGAAAACGCCCATGGGCTGCATTAGAATGCCACGAAAAGGCTTATAGGGCATTATTGCATAGTCCAGATCTCGActcgaaagaagaaacttgGAATGAAGTCGTTGAAGCTTGTGAGAATCTTGTGAGTGCATTTGAGTCACTTGGTGAACTTCCTGGTAAGCACGGTGCAGGAGATGTGGTTTGTAAAGATTGGAGATACAAAGCTAGAATGACTATAAGGTCGCTTATGTCTAAAGGTAAACACACTTGGGAGGACTCTGCTGGGTGGGAAAAATTAGAGACATTGAAAGATGATTTGAGTTAG
- the TIF11 gene encoding Translation initiation factor 1A (BUSCO:EOG092652Y6) produces the protein MGKSGKGKGGKNRRRGKNDNSGQKRELILKEEGQEYAQITKMLGNGRIEVQCFDAVKRMGHIRGKMRKKVWMGQGDIILVSLRDFQDDQCDVVHKYNSDEARSLKQLGELPENAKINETDTFGADDDEDVNFEFGGADDSESEDEELDIDDI, from the coding sequence atgggaaaatcaggtaaaggaaaaggaggaaagaatagaagaagaggaaagaaCGATAACAGCGGGCAGAAGAGAGAATTAATcttgaaagaagaaggacaAGAGTATGCTCAAATCACCAAAATGTTGGGAAATGGTAGAATTGAAGTCCAATGTTTCGATGCCGTGAAAAGAATGGGCCACATTAGAGGTAAGATGAGAAAGAAAGTTTGGATGGGTCAAGGTGACATTATTTTGGTCAGTTTGAGAGATTTCCAAGATGATCAATGTGATGTTGTCCACAAATACAACTCCGATGAGGCAAGATCATTGAAACAGCTAGGTGAATTACCAGAGAATGCCAAGATTAACGAAACCGATACATTTGGTGCagacgatgatgaagatgtcAATTTCGAATTCGGTGGAGCTGACGACAGTGAATCTGAAGATGAGGAGTTGGACATTGATGATATCTAA
- the TPS3 gene encoding Trehalose-6-P synthase/phosphatase complex subunit (CAZy:GT20) gives MTIIIGSLFLPYTVHFQIDQDQYEILQSENSSKLESLRISTVPSFKTEEARPSLSSSLGSSSALPLSRESRSIIPTLPQQQTNSILAPSTQNHVAVDRSSTSARSETPEGFFYTKRPGGLSRNPTSSSYPNTPVPAALHKPAPDRHYIQPKPRIGNMKVESSITDPKKPAEPYGSPALKISRSSTGLALMNGGGTPPSSATAAAASSSPLAVGGAHSAGLPGAAATSARPPNYRSNSSFQRSLQSAESSKSSIPQSQAKLSSSQRSGGFTFHGNVSTNSLVSEDSHAHFDDMEIVPSSFEDDDENGDGLTGFERNYKNSVSQNRSLAPFGGFSNPGIEQNLWNDDNIFDTAEWSIVASDDGNGSLTKAIDISIKDGIINQTKWVGCIAMPSDTISDSVKEDITASMAAEYNCEAVFPEDFTFDGHYKSFCKQILWPTLHYQIPDDPKSKAFEDHSWGHYVLMNKLIADKLVDTFIKVNGEDNFDDNGNVIWVHDYHLLLVPKMIRKRLPNVKIGFFLHVSFPSSEVFRCLAQRTELLEGMLGANCISFQTNEYVRHFLQTCTSLLKAKTSEGSVLHNGKLTLVNTIPVGIDSPSLSKIVHSDSVSEWRQLIRDRWGKQNLIISRDKLDKLRGIKQKLLAYEKFLKSNPEFIENTVLIQICIGGGSDPLYESEVMKIISRINSMPDNMTIIQPVVLLNKDIEFDQYLALQCEAEVFIVSSMREGLNLTCHEFITATEDKKSPLILSEFTGSSSLLSCDGEGALLINPWDLKKFSETIYEALTMDKSEKAKRWENCHDFVLTQDSKHWVSECLDSINTAWSRK, from the exons ATGACAATCATCATTGGATCATT aTTCTTGCCGTACACTGTGCACTTTcaaattgatcaagatCAATACGAAATTCTCCAAAGTGAGAATAGCTCCAAATTGGAGAGTTTGCGAATCTCAACTGTACCGAGTTTCAAAACTGAGGAAGCCAGACCGTCACTTTCCAGTTCGCTTGGCTCAAGTTCAGCCTTGCCATTGAGTCGCGAGTCAAGATCCATTATTCCAACACTTCCTCAGCAACAAACCAATTCTATTTTGGCACCTTCCACACAGAATCATGTTGCCGTCGATAGGAGTTCTACATCGGCTCGTTCTGAGACCCCAGAAGGTTTCTTCTACACCAAGCGCCCTGGTGGACTCCTGCGTAACCCTACTAGTTCGTCATATCCAAACACACCTGTACCTGCTGCACTTCACAAGCCCGCGCCCGATCGCCATTACATTCAACCTAAGCCACGTATAGGTAATATGAAAGTTGAGAGCTCAATTACTGATCCAAAGAAACCAGCTGAGCCATATGGATCTCCGGCATTGAAGATTAGCCGCTCATCAACGGGCTTGGCACTTATGAACGGTGGAGGAACACCGCcatcatcagcaacagcagcagcagcatcatcatcaccattagCTGTAGGAGGGGCACACTCAGCGGGATTGCCAGGAGCCGCTGCAACTAGCGCAAGACCTCCAAACTACCGTTCAAACTCTTCGTTCCAAAGATCATTGCAATCTGCAGAATCAAGCAAGTCGCTGATTCCACAATCACAGGCCAAGCTTTCATCCTCACAAAGAAGCGGCGGCTTTACTTTTCATGGAAATGTCAGTACCAACTCGCTTGTCTCCGAAGACAGCCATGCTCATTTTGATGATATGGAGATTGTACCTTCTTCATttgaggatgatgatgaaaacgGAGATGGTTTAACAGGTTTTGAGCGGAATTATAAGAATTCAGTTTCACAAAATAGAAGTTTGGCACCATTTGGCGGGTTTTCCAATCCAGGTATTGAACAAAATCTTTGGAATGATGACAATATATTTGACACCGCTGAGTGGTCGATTGTTGCATCAGATGATGGCAATGGTTCTTTGACCAAGGCTATTGACATTTCTATTAAAGATGGCATTATCAatcaaaccaaatgggttgGATGTATTGCCATGCCTAGTGATACCATTTCTGATTCGGTTAAAGAAGATATAACAGCTTCAATGGCTGCAGAGTACAATTGTGAAGCAGTGTTTCCCGAAGATTTCACATTTGATGGCCATTACAAGTCATTTTGTAAACAAATATTGTGGCCCACCTTGCATTACCAAATACCAGATGACCCCAAGTCCAAGGCATTTGAAGATCACTCATGGGGTCATTATGTGTTGATGAATAAGCTCATTGCTGATAAGTTGGTGGATACATTTATCAAAGTTAATGGAGAAGACAACTTTGATGATAATGGGAATGTGATTTGGGTCCACGATTACCACTTGCTTCTTGTTCCCAAAATGATCAGAAAAAGACTTCCTAATGTCAAGATTGGATTCTTTTTGCATGTTTCATTTCCTTCGTCTGAAGTGTTTAGATGCTTAGCGCAAAGAACAGAGTTGTTGGAGGGAATGTTGGGTGCAAACTGTATCTCATTCCAGACTAATGAGTATGTGCGTCATTTCTTACAAACATGCACTTCGTTGTTGAAAGCAAAGACTAGCGAAGGCAGCGTCTTGCATAATGGCAAACTTACCTTGGTTAACACCATTCCTGTTGGTATTGACTCGCCTTCACTTAGTAAGATTGTGCATAGTGATCTGGTTAGTGAATGGAGACAACTTATTCGTGATAGATGGGGTAAGCAAAACCTTATCATCAGCAGAGATAAGTTGGACAAGCTCAGAggaataaaacaaaaacttttgGCTTACGAgaagtttttgaaactGAACCCAGAGTTTATTGAGAATACTGTTTTGATTCAAATATGTATTGGTGGAGGTTCGGATCCACTTTACGAGCTGGAGGTGATGAAAATTATTTCTCGAATCAATTCGATGCCAGATAACATGACCATCATCCAGCCAGTGGTTTTATTGAACAAGGACATTGAGTTTGACCAATACTTGGCTCTTCAATGCGAAGCTGAGGTGTTTATTGTCAGTTCCATGAGAGAAGGATTGAATTTGACGTGTCATGAATTCATCACGGCAAcagaagacaaaaaatcTCCTTTGATTTTGTCTGAATTTACTGGCTCTTCTTCGTTATTATCATGTGATGGCGAAGGTGCATTATTGATTAACCCATGGGATTTAAAGAAGTTCTCGGAAACAATCTACGAAGCTTTGACTATGGACAAACTGGAGAAAGCTAAGCGCTGGGAGAATTGTCATGACTTTGTTTTGACTCAAGATTCAAAGCACTGGGTATCCGAGTGTCTTGATAGCATCAACACAGCTTGGAGTAGAAAATAG
- a CDS encoding uncharacterized protein (BUSCO:EOG09264JQ1): MSDITITIKSSGDQKFEVTFDPKITVLELKELIATKSSTPAASQRLIYSGKVLKDDQTVESYKVQNSHTVHLVRSSTASSSSSSTASTAAAAAAAASAPQQQQQSSTNAASASVPSNIAAGQGAFNPLSDLTGARYAGYTQLPSASMFGPDGGMNSNLPNPEQMNEMMSNPLFQEQMNAMLSNPQMLDFMIQQSPQLRALGPQAREMLQSPFFRQMLTNPEMMRTAMQMGQQGGAGLGGGNIFGGANAAPSFPAPGANPTTEGANASGDDNGNGNTNSSATTTGTAGTNSANPAANPFASLFPNGVPPIDPMSFFGGGAGAGAGAGAAAAPPQDNRPPEERYESQLRQLNDMGFFDFDRNVEALRRTGGSVQGAIEYLLSHT, translated from the coding sequence ATGTCTGATATCACAATTACTATCAAATCTTCTGGTGACCAGAAATTCGAAGTTACTTTTGATCCCAAAATTACTGTTTTGGAATTGAAGGAGTTGATAGCAACAAAGTCATCGACTCCAGCAGCTAGTCAAAGGCTTATATACTCCGGAAAAGTCTTGAAGGATGACCAAACAGTAGAGTCATACAAGGTACAAAACTCGCACACAGTTCACTTGGTGCGCAGCTCCACTGcatcgtcgtcatcatccTCAACTGCATctacagcagcagcagccgCAGCCGCAGCATCTGCTccacaacagcagcaacaatcTTCAACAAATGCAGCTTCGGCATCGGTTCCTTCAAACATTGCTGCTGGACAAGGAGCATTTAATCCATTGTCGGACCTTACTGGTGCTCGATATGCTGGATACACACAATTGCCATCAGCGTCAATGTTTGGTCCAGACGGTGGTATGAACTCGAACTTGCCAAATCCTGAGCAAATGAATGAAATGATGTCGAATCCCTTGTTTCAAGAGCAGATGAATGCAATGTTGTCCAATCCACAAATGCTTGACTTTATGATTCAGCAAAGTCCTCAATTGAGAGCCTTGGGTCCCCAAGCCAGAGAGATGTTGCAGAGTCCCTTTTTCAGACAAATGTTAACGAACCCAGAGATGATGAGAACGGCGATGCAAATGGGACAACAAGGTGGAGCAGGACTCGGCGGAGGCAATATTTTTGGAGGAGCAAATGCGGCACCATCATTCCCAGCTCCAGGCGCCAACCCTACTACTGAAGGTGCCAATGCTTCAGGTGATGATAATGGGAATGGCAATACGAATTCTCTGGCCACAACTACTGGAACTGCAGGTACAAACTCTGCTAACCCAGCAGCTAACCCATTTGCAAGCCTTTTCCCTAATGGAGTGCCTCCAATTGACCCAATGTCATTCTTTGGAGGTGGTGCAGGCGCAGGTGCAGGCGCAggtgcagcagcagctcCTCCTCAAGATAACAGGCCACCAGAAGAGAGGTATGAGAGTCAGTTGCGTCAATTGAATGATATGGGattctttgattttgatagAAATGTCGAGGCTTTGAGGAGGACAGGTGGAAGCGTGCAGGGTGCTATAGAGTATTTATTGAGTCACACGTAG
- the ASH1 gene encoding DNA-binding transcription repressor translates to MSVVSQLMPELNSNIHMRSRSFELPNVASLSRPTKRSLSDDSEVAKKRSRTAPPSPFDKEIINQQSNQQASPKDQALSYKIVSSAANPMKPILRSRSLSPSKKFVQLSSPDVSVSVPVQTSGPASEPASASTIAAGSAPGSVSGSPMGSPTDLQKPVLNSVQSPLNNVKLPSLSDALNRPISSITSSQKYRSDPIIPTVSLDYFDTYKPNDENWRYELLDKITKESKHFHLNQYNYLNKSSKSSKPEFDSKISSKIQHSTSPQGVKPSLHHTTSDFSVNKKKINFPYESNYTYLNQTYMTDVQKYPEYLELAQSLVNLSHPHPYSNTNPKTNSNFNSNFNSNPIPIASSNPPPPQKQQQRNQSATKASPLKMAHAQHPAHSISVAHSTSDAYQKENTPRTPIRSQASIFQDREILQPLEFKYQQNTTASSVPLLSGPSTSQVPNLSSCLTPTKQTTALTSASKTTSSSALPSLHQSLPGLLSEQGPPRMYTFSSEKIDQSHSSPLQPSHHHQSHNHNHNHNHNHNHLPSPPSSQTVPISTHKFIPISSPSIKSKSRSETLLKSPPRSYHSATRACISCGSDQSPCWRPSWSIKEGQLCNSCGLRYKKTAARCLNDKCRKIPAKGEWSLMQSKGQVSFEDGSSGYSCLDCGWRVEVK, encoded by the coding sequence ATGAGCGTAGTCCTGCAATTGATGCCCGAGCTTAATCTGAATATCCACATGAGATCGCGCAGTTTCGAACTTCCCAATGTTGCATCGTTGAGCAGACCAACCAAACGCTCTCTCAGCGATGACTCAGAAgttgcaaagaaaagatcAAGAACAGCTCCACCTTCACCATTTGATAAGGAAATAATTAACCAGCAATCTAACCAACAAGCAAGTCCAAAGGATCAAGCATTATCATATAAAATCGTGTCTAGCGCGGCAAATCCAATGAAACCAATACTCAGATCGCGTTCATTGTCTCCATCAAAGAAGTTTGTCCAGCTTTCTTCACCAgatgtttctgtttctgtacCTGTACAAACTAGTGGACCAGCTAGTGAACCAGCTAGTGCGTCAACTATTGCTGCAGGGTCTGCCCCAGGTTCCGTGTCAGGATCACCAATGGGATCACCAACTGATTTACAAAAGCCTGTTCTCAATAGTGTCCAAAGTCCATTGAATAATGTTAAATTGCCCAGTTTGTCAGATGCTTTAAACAGACCCATTTCATCAATAACATCAAGTCAAAAATACAGATCAGACCCAATAATCCCCACCGTTTCCTTGGACTACTTTGACACTTATAAGCCAAACGATGAAAACTGGAGATACGAACTCTTGGACAAAATCACAAAGGAGTCCAAACATTTCCATTTAAACCAGTACAATTATCTCAACAAGAGCAGCAAAAGTTCGAAACCTGAATTTGATTCCAAAATCAGTAGCAAAATCCAGCACTCAACTTCCCCTCAAGGTGTAAAACCACTGCTTCATCATACCACATCAGATTTTTCGgtgaataaaaagaaaatcaactTTCCATACGAGTCCAACTACACGTACTTGAACCAAACATACATGACCGATGTCCAAAAGTATCCTGAGTATTTAGAGCTAGCTCAATCTCTTGTGAATTTATCCCATCCACATCCATACTCCAACAcaaatccaaaaacaaattcaaattttaATTCAAATTTTAATTCAAATCCAATTCCAATTGCATCTTCAAATCCACCACCTccacaaaaacaacaacaaagaaaccaaagtGCAACCAAAGCATCACCATTAAAAATGGCACACGCTCAACATCCAGCACATTCAATAAGTGTGGCCCATTCCACATCTGATGcatatcaaaaagaaaacactCCTCGCACCCCAATACGTTCACAAGCAAGCATTTTCCAGGATCGAGAAATTCTTCAACCGTTAGAGTTCAAATACCAACAGAATACAACAGCTTCAAGCGTACCATTATTGAGTGGTCCATCAACCTCTCAAGTTCCAAATCTCCTGTCGTGTTTAACACCAACCAAACAGACCACTGCATTAACCTCCGCATCCAAAAccacatcatcatcagcatTACCAAGTTTACATCAGTCGCTTCCGGGATTGCTTAGCGAGCAAGGACCACCACGAATGTATACATTCAGCAGCGAGAAAATTGACCAATCGCATTCATCACCTCTCCAACCATCACATCATCACCAAAGTCATAACCATAACCATAACCATAACCATAACCATAACCATTTGCCTTCACCACCACTGCTGCAAACAGTTCCCATCTCCACCCATAAATTCATCCCTATATCTTCTCCTTCCATTAAATCCAAATCGCGATCCGAGACATTATTAAAATCTCCTCCAAGGTCCTACCATCTGGCGACTCGTGCATGCATCTCATGCGGCCTGGATCAATCGCCATGTTGGAGACCTTCATGGTCCATAAAGGAGGGTCAACTATGTAACTCATGTGGGTTGAGGTATAAAAAGACAGCTGCTAGATGCCTTAATGATAAGTGCAGGAAAATTCCAGCTAAGGGAGAATGGTCGCTCATGCAGAGCAAAGGTCAAGTCTCATTTGAGGACGGACTGAGTGGGTACAGTTGTTTGGATTGTGGATGGAGAGTCGAGGTGAAATGA
- the MTR2 gene encoding mRNA transport regulator mtr2: MNQDPTQPIEPFLKNFLSSLDALYISPNQTFTNVESYATQFGSSLKRSSAIIVNGQPIIPSPTEDAKLQFQKKWLATPNSSHQLTSYDAHLIPGTNTFIINFAAKVKFDQSGKNRLGESADLVQDNNNLAKSTRPIWGSWFGVNGNVVVDNNFAGNGEIIDSLDYRFTYVPKDSVMKVL, from the exons ATGAATCAAGATCCAA cACAACCTATTGAACCTTTTCtcaaaaactttttatcatcattaGATGCTCTATACATTTCGCCAAATCAAACATTTACAAATGTCGAATCTTACGCTACACAATTCGGTTCTTCGCTAAAACGATCGAGTGCTATTATTGTAAATGGTCAGCCGATTATTCCTAGCCCAACAGAGGATGCCAAGTTACAGtttcaaaagaaatggTTGGCAACACCAAACTCATCTCATCAATTAACCAGCTATGATGCTCATTTAATTCCAGGCACAAACACATTCATCATAAATTTTGCTGCTAAAGTGAAATTCGACCAGAGCGGGAAAAACAGGTTGGGCGAATCAGCCGATTTGGTCCAGGACAACAATAATTTGGCCAAATCAACAAGACCAATCTGGGGCTCATGGTTTGGAGTCAATGGCAATGTCGTTGTGGATAATAACTTTGCCGGTAATGGTGAAATAATCGATAGTTTAGACTACAGATTCACTTATGTGCCGAAGGATTCCGTGATGAAGGTATTGTAA
- the RPS4_2 gene encoding 40S ribosomal protein S4, translating to MGRGPKKHLKRLAAPSHWMLDKLSGAYAPKSSAGPHKLRESLPLVIFIRNRLKYALNGREVKAILMQQHVQVDGKVRTDATFPAGFMDVITLEATNEHFRLIYDVKGRFTVHRISAEEASYKLGKVKKVQLGKRGIPYVVTHDGRTIRYPDPLIKVNDSVKIDLATGKITDFLKFDTGRLVMVTGGRNMGRIGTIVHREKHEGGFDLVHIKDALERTFVTRLNNVFVIGEEAGKPWVSLPKGKGIKLSITEERDRARQQRGLIA from the coding sequence ATGGGTAGAGGACCAAAGAAACACTTGAAAAGATTAGCAGCACCATCCCACTGGATGTTGGACAAATTGTCCGGTGCTTACGCTCCAAAATCATCAGCTGGTCCACACAAGTTGAGAGAATCATTGCCATTGgtcatcttcatcagaAACAGATTGAAGTATGCTCTTAACGGTAGAGAAGTTAAGGCCATCTTGATGCAACAACACGTTCAAGTCGACGGTAAAGTGCGTACCGATGCTACTTTCCCAGCCGGTTTCATGGATGTCATCACCTTGGAAGCTACCAACGAGCACTTTAGATTGATCTACGATGTTAAAGGTAGATTCACCGTGCACAGAATCTCTGCTGAAGAGGCTTCATACAAATTGGGTAAAGTTAAGAAGGTCCAATTGGGTAAGAGAGGTATCCCATACGTTGTTACCCACGACGGTAGAACCATCAGATACCCAGACCCATTGATCAAGGTCAACGACTCTGTCAAGATTGACTTGGCCACTGGTAAGATCACCGACTTCCTCAAGTTCGACACTGGTAGACTCGTTATGGTTACCGGTGGTAGAAACATGGGTAGAATCGGTACCATTGTCCACAGAGAAAAGCACGAGGGTGGTTTCGACTTGGTCCACATCAAGGATGCTTTGGAGAGAACTTTCGTCACCAGATTGAACAACGTTTTCGTTATTGGTGAGGAAGCTGGTAAGCCATGGGTCTCATTGCCAAAGGGTAAAGGTATTAAATTGTCTATTACCGAGGAAAGAGACAGAGCTAGACAACAAAGAGGCTTGATCGCTTAA